Part of the Pedobacter roseus genome is shown below.
GATTAATGTAAAAACAATTTTTCACTAACTGGCTTATCATTTTTAAAGGTTAAATTATAATAAAATCTCTTTTGCTGGTGCAAGCCTGTGGCTGGTATCAAAATAGAAAATCAAAGGGCAAGCACGAAAATCCGCTACTTGCCCTTTATAATTTATATATAAATTACCCCTGATGCTCAGGCATGCCGTTCGGGTCCATCCATACATATTCCCAATGGTGGCCATCAAGGTCATCAAAGCTATGCTGGTACATAAAACCATAATCTGTAGCCGGGTTTGGTATGGTAGCACCTGCAGCTACCGCTTTATCTACCATTGCGTTAACCGCATCTTTACTATCGGCCGATAGGGCGATAGAACATTCTATTGCTTTGCTGGTATCTACAATTTCTTTTGTAGTAAAAGTTTGGAAAAAGGTTCTGGTGAGCAGCATCACATAAATCGTATCGCTGATGATCATGCAGGTTGCTTTTTCGTCGGTAAATTGCGGATTAAAAGTATAACCAAGTTTGGTGAAAAATTCTACTGATTTGTTAAGGTCGCTAACAGCCAGGTTTACAAAAATTTGAGTTGCCATATTTGTTTTCTTATTTAGTTTACTCAAAGATACAGCCCTTACCCTTGGGTGTTAACGTGCAAAAACGACAAGTTAAGGGGTTATATGCGACTTGATGAGGCAGATATGGTTTGAGGTGGCTGAACCCTTAAAAAATTTTATTAAAATATATTTTCTTTCCGGTCATTTTCTTATATTTAAATCACGATCAGCGCTATATCGTAGCACCATTATCTGCCAGCTATCCCATGGTTATGATGGTTAATTCATCCCACATTTTATTTACAGCTACAAGCCCATCAATGGCCGGCTTTGCTATTGGTTTAGGCTTGCAGTTTTAAGAGGATTATAATTAACCTTAATACTAACTTAAAATTCATTAATCATGAGTTCTAAAAACAAGATTTCGACAGAAATCACCCCAGAGCAATCAGCAGCCATTGCCGCTGCATTCGAAGCATTAAAAACAGCTTTAGCGCCAGTTTTATTAATCAGCTTAACTTCAGAAGAAAGAATGTCGACCCTTAAAATGGGCGATAAAACAATTGCCTTTGTAAACAAAACGCTTGAGTATGCCACACAGAATCCATCTTTAATACCACTGTACGTTGATTTAAATGAAGCCAAAAAAGACAATAAACTCGCTTCTGATATTTATGGTATTTTCCAGCAGCTCAATACAATTATACGGGCTATGGAAGATACAGGGATGGTAGCGGGTGGCGAAGCTTACGAAGCCGCTTTAATCATCTATCACTCTATAAAAGGGGCAAGCCGCTCCGGTATTCCGGGCACGCAGGCCATATACGATGACCTGAAGCAGCGTTTCCCAAGTCGCGGCAAAAAGATTGATACTATCATCTAGTATATTTTAACCCGGGGTATCAGGTTGGTTCCCCGGGTTGCATTTAATGGAGCTTTTAGCCGGGTTGCCGGAGCTTTTAGGTAGGTCGCCAGAGCTATTAGCCTGGTCGCCGGAGCTTCTAGCCGGGTTGCCGGAGCTTTTAGGTGGGTCGCCGGAGCTTTTAGGTGGGTCGCCGGAGCTTTTAGGTGGGTCGCCGGAGCTTTTAGGTAGGTTGCCGGAGCTTTTAGGTAGGTTGCCGGAGCTTTTAGGTGGGTCGCCGGAGCTTTTAGGTGGGTTGCCGGAGCTTTTAGGTGGGCCGCCGGAGCTTTTAGGTAGGTTGCTGATCCTCCCGGCAAGGTCTGTTCAATAAACTGTGTTAAATTACCTAAACGAATGTTTTATGATCGTACATTCAATGACTTTTACTGAAATTCAGAATGAGTTATACAATGATCTGCCTACACTTAAAAATAAAATCCTTTATTGCCAGAAAGAATTTAAGCGGAGGGTTTTAAAAGCCAGCAGGTATCCATTTGCCTATTCTTATGATTGTTATACCAGGATAAAGAAAAATCATTTTATCCTAACATTTACCGCTATGAAAAGAAGTGGTAAAAAGAATCCGCTTGTCGGCGTATATGGGTTATACACTCGTGCAGAAGGTGTTTATGCAGTTGCATTAGCGATAGAGGAAGAATTTATAACTATATTTTCACCGCATTTTTTTAAACGGTACAGAGAACGGATTGCAAAGGATTTTTTGGCTTCGGCAGGTGATCTGATCAAGCGTTATTTTGCTACACACAGGGGCTTTAGCTACGCTGTTTTAAGCGAAGATATGAAAGCTGTTTATCGTAGCCTTGAAAATAAAATTGATGATGGTTCGGATTGTTTTGTTTGTGTAACTACTGCTGGTTATTGTTTTGGAGAGCGGCAAGGCAATATATACATCATGAAAACCATCGTATCTGAAGATATGCTTTTTGAAAATCAAAAGGAAACTTTTAGCGATCTTCGGGAAAAGTTTATCAGAACGAATAAGGAATTATATGGGATTTAATAGTTCTGACCACGAAGTAAATCCTCTGTGTTTTCCGTGTCTCCGTGGCAAAAAATCTATCTTACATTTTCCG
Proteins encoded:
- a CDS encoding VOC family protein, which codes for MATQIFVNLAVSDLNKSVEFFTKLGYTFNPQFTDEKATCMIISDTIYVMLLTRTFFQTFTTKEIVDTSKAIECSIALSADSKDAVNAMVDKAVAAGATIPNPATDYGFMYQHSFDDLDGHHWEYVWMDPNGMPEHQG